From Salipiger profundus, a single genomic window includes:
- a CDS encoding zinc-binding dehydrogenase — protein MATTGKQLFTTLEADGTLTVAIEEVTFPDPTGDQVLVKMEAAPINPSDLAILVGAADLENASFSPGKYVATMPEPFNAGSKARHGLKLPAGNEGAGTVVAAGDGDTAKALMGQRVSCVPGNAYSQYCIADAGMCLPLGDHSAEEGASAFVNPMTALGFAENAKMDGQNAILHTVGASNLGQMLTRICKEDGLGLVNIVRKQAQADLLAGIGATHVVNSSDDDFMQQLTVAIDDTGAFYGFDPIGGGHAVDTAFKAMEQVAVSKMTEYSRYGSNQPKRMFIYGRLDTGPTTLTPSYGFGWTLSGWLLFPFLQAAGSETVARMRKRVRDNLTTTFASHYKTRVNLEEMLTREAVTDYREMKTGEKYLVTPWD, from the coding sequence ATGGCAACCACCGGCAAGCAACTGTTCACGACACTGGAGGCGGATGGCACGCTGACCGTCGCCATCGAGGAGGTCACCTTTCCCGACCCGACCGGCGACCAGGTGCTCGTCAAGATGGAGGCGGCGCCGATCAACCCGTCGGACCTGGCCATCCTCGTCGGTGCGGCGGACCTGGAAAATGCCAGCTTCTCGCCCGGCAAATACGTTGCCACCATGCCCGAGCCCTTCAACGCGGGCTCGAAGGCGCGCCACGGTCTCAAGCTGCCGGCGGGCAACGAAGGCGCCGGCACGGTCGTCGCGGCCGGGGACGGCGACACAGCGAAGGCGCTGATGGGGCAGCGCGTCTCCTGCGTGCCGGGCAATGCCTACAGCCAGTATTGCATCGCCGACGCCGGCATGTGCCTGCCGCTCGGAGACCATTCGGCCGAGGAGGGCGCGAGCGCCTTCGTCAACCCGATGACCGCACTGGGCTTCGCCGAGAATGCGAAGATGGATGGCCAAAACGCGATCCTGCACACGGTCGGGGCCTCGAACCTTGGTCAGATGCTGACCCGCATCTGCAAGGAGGACGGCCTCGGTCTGGTCAACATCGTTCGAAAGCAGGCCCAGGCCGACCTGCTCGCGGGGATCGGTGCCACCCACGTGGTCAATTCCTCGGACGACGACTTCATGCAACAGCTGACCGTGGCAATCGACGACACCGGCGCCTTCTACGGCTTCGATCCCATCGGCGGCGGCCATGCGGTCGACACCGCCTTCAAGGCGATGGAGCAGGTCGCGGTGAGCAAGATGACGGAGTACTCGCGCTACGGCTCGAACCAGCCGAAGCGCATGTTCATCTACGGGCGCCTTGACACCGGCCCGACGACGCTTACCCCGAGCTACGGCTTCGGCTGGACGCTGTCCGGATGGCTTCTGTTCCCCTTCCTGCAGGCTGCGGGAAGTGAGACGGTCGCCCGTATGCGCAAGCGCGTCCGCGACAATCTCACGACGACCTTTGCCAGCCACTACAAGACGCGGGTGAACCTCGAGGAGATGCTGACCCGCGAGGCCGTCACCGACTATCGCGAGATGAAGACGGGGGAGAAATATCTCGTCACGCCCTGGGACTGA
- a CDS encoding BadF/BadG/BcrA/BcrD ATPase family protein, with amino-acid sequence MILAADAGGSTCRLALEHEGRSVEVRLGAANVTTDFDGAVATLVAGLAQIARKEGLPPAALRPCPAYFALAGVTGPELAARVAAALPLDRVVVEEDRRAAVVGALGPGRGCVAGIGTGSFLARQEDARFTTLGGHGLVLGDEASAAWLGREILVYALRAHDGLEPASPLTRDLLAEMGGPAGVVAFASSATPEDFGRIAPRVTAAQGDAAAALQMRRGAAYIATGLNALGWQPGEPLCLIGGTAPAYKDWLPGEMADALVAAKGTALSGALMLARHLATGGEEAAPAAP; translated from the coding sequence CGACCTGCCGCCTCGCGCTCGAACACGAGGGACGCTCGGTCGAGGTGCGCCTCGGGGCCGCCAATGTCACCACCGACTTCGACGGTGCGGTGGCCACGCTTGTCGCGGGGCTCGCGCAGATCGCCCGGAAGGAAGGGCTGCCCCCCGCGGCGCTGCGGCCCTGCCCAGCCTACTTCGCGCTCGCCGGAGTGACCGGTCCGGAGCTCGCCGCGCGCGTTGCGGCAGCGCTCCCGCTTGATCGGGTGGTGGTCGAGGAAGACCGGCGCGCAGCCGTGGTCGGCGCGCTCGGCCCCGGGCGCGGCTGCGTCGCGGGGATCGGCACCGGCAGTTTCCTGGCCCGACAGGAGGACGCGCGCTTCACGACGCTGGGCGGCCACGGGCTGGTTCTGGGAGACGAGGCGTCGGCCGCCTGGCTGGGCCGCGAGATCCTCGTCTACGCGCTGCGTGCTCACGACGGTCTGGAGCCCGCAAGCCCGCTGACCCGTGACCTGCTTGCCGAGATGGGCGGCCCGGCGGGCGTGGTCGCCTTCGCTAGCTCGGCGACCCCGGAGGACTTCGGCCGCATCGCGCCCCGGGTGACCGCCGCGCAAGGCGATGCGGCGGCGGCACTGCAGATGCGGCGCGGCGCGGCCTATATCGCCACGGGTCTCAATGCGCTTGGCTGGCAGCCCGGCGAGCCGCTCTGCCTGATCGGGGGCACTGCACCGGCCTACAAGGACTGGTTGCCCGGGGAGATGGCTGACGCGCTCGTCGCCGCCAAAGGCACAGCATTGTCTGGGGCACTCATGCTGGCCCGGCACCTTGCGACCGGAGGCGAAGAAGCCGCGCCCGCCGCGCCCTGA